A part of Dasypus novemcinctus isolate mDasNov1 chromosome 5, mDasNov1.1.hap2, whole genome shotgun sequence genomic DNA contains:
- the SLC26A5 gene encoding prestin isoform X2, with amino-acid sequence MDHAEENEILAATQKYYVERPIFSHPVLQERLHKKDKVSDSIGDKLKRAFTCTPKKIRNIIYMFLPITKWLPAYKFKEYVLGDLVSGISTGVLQLPQGLAFAMLAAVPPVFGLYSSFYPVIMYCFFGTSRHISIGPFAVISLMIGGVAVRLVPDDIVIPGGVNATNGTEARDALRVKVAMSVTLLSGIIQFCLGVCRFGFVAIYLTEPLVRGFTTAAAVHVFTSMLKYLFGVKTKRYSGIFSVVYSTVAVLQNVKNLNVCSLGVGLMVFGLLLGGKEFNERFKEKLPAPIPLEFFAVVMGTGISAGFNLKESYNVDVVGTLPLGLLPPANPDTSLFHLVYVDAIAIAIVGFSVTISMAKTLANKHGYQVDGNQELIALGLCNSIGSLFQTFSISCSLSRSLVQEGTGGKTQAVLSAIVIVNLKGMFMQFSDLPFFWRTSKIELTIWLTTFVSSLFLGLDYGLITAVIIALMTVIYRTQSPSYKVLGQLPDTDVYIDIDAYEEVKEIPGIKIFQINAPIYYANSDLYSNALKRKTGVNPAFIMGARRKAMKKYAKEVGNANMTNAVVKVDGEVDGEDNTKPEEDDDEVKYPPVVTKSTFPEELQRFMPPGDNVHTVILDFTQVNFIDSVGVKTLAGIVKEYGDVGIYVYLAGCSAQVVNDLTRNRFFENPALLELLFHSIHDAVLGSQVRETLAEQEASGLPPQEDSEPNATPEA; translated from the exons ATGGATCATGctgaagaaaatgaaatcctTGCAGCAACCCAGAAGTACTATGTGGAAAGGCCTATTTTTAGTCATCCAGTCCTTCAAGAAAGACTACACAAGAAGGACAAGGTTTCAGATTCCATTGGGGATAAGCTGAAACGGGCATTCAC ATGTACTCCTAAGAAGATAAGAAATATCATTTACATGTTCCTACCCATAACTAAGTGGTTGCCAGCATACAAATTCAAGGAGTACGTGCTGGGTGATTTGGTGTCAGGCATAAGCACAGGAGTGCTTCAGCTTCCTCAAG GTTTAGCCTTTGCAATGTTGGCAGCTGTCCCTCCGGTGTTTGGACTGTACTCCTCATTTTATCCTGTTATCATGTATTGTTTTTTTGGAACCTCCAGACACATATCCATAG GTCCTTTTGCTGTCATCAGCCTGATGATTGGTGGTGTGGCTGTTCGATTAGTACCAGATGATATAGTAATTCCGGGAGGAGTAAATGCAACCAATGGTACGGAAGCAAGAGATGCCTTGAGAGTAAAAGTCGCCATGTCTGTGACCTTACTTTCGGGAATCATTCAG ttttgcctAGGTGTCTGTAGGTTCGGATTTGTGGCCATTTATCTCACAGAGCCTCTGGTCCGTGGGTTTACCACCGCGGCAGCTGTGCAtgtcttcacctccatgttaaaaTACCTGTTTGGAGTTAAGACAAAGCGGTACAGTGGGATCTTTTCAGTGGTGTAT AGTACAGTTGCTGTGTTGCAGAATGTTAAAAACCTCAACGTATGTTCCCTAGGCGTCGGGCTGATGGTTTTCGGTTTGCTGTTGGGTGGCAAGGAGTTTAATGAAAGATTTAAAGAGAAATTGCCGGCACCCATTCCTTTAGAGTTTTTTGCG GTGGTAATGGGAACTGGCATTTCAGCTGGGTTTAACTTAAAAGAATCATACAATGTGGATGTCGTTGGAACACTTCCTCTAGG GCTACTTCCTCCAGCCAATCCAGACACCAGCCTCTTCCACCTTGTGTATGTGGATGCCATTGCCATAGCCATTGTTGGATTTTCAGTGACCATCTCAATGGCCAAGACCCTGGCAAATAAACATGGCTACCAGGTTGATGGCAACCAG GAGCTTATTGCCCTGGGACTGTGTAATTCCATTGGTTCACTCTTCCAGACCTTTTCAATTTCATGTTCCTTGTCTCGAAGTCTTGTTCAGGAGGGAACTGGAGGGAAAACACAG GCTGTGCTGTCGGCCATTGTGATCGTCAACCTGAAAGGAATGTTCATGCAGTTCTCAGATCTCCCCTTTTTCTGGAGAACCAGCAAAATAGAGCTG ACCATCTGGCTTACCACATTCGTTTCCTCCTTGTTCCTGGGATTGGATTATGGTCTAATTACAGCTGTCATCATTGCTCTGATGACTGTTATTTACAGAACACAGAG TCCGAGCTACAAAGTCCTTGGACAGCTTCCTGATACTGACGTATATATTGATATAGACGCCTATGAGGAG GTGAAAGAAATCCctggaataaaaatatttcaaataaatgccCCAATTTATTATGCAAATAGTGACTTGTACAGCAATGCATTAAAAAGAAAG ACTGGAGTGAACCCAGCATTTATAATGGGAGCCAGAAGAAAGGCCATGAAAAAGTATGCTAAGGAGGTCGGAAATGCAAATATGACCAATGCTGTTGTCAAAGTG GATGGAGAAGTAGATGGAGAAGATAATACTAAGCctgaagaagatgatgatgaagtAAAATATCCCCCAGTAGTCACCAAAAGCACATTTCCTGAAGAACTGCAAAGATTTATGCCCCCAGGGGATAATGTCCACACCGTCATTCTGGATTTTACAcaggtcaattttattgattcagtTGGAGTGAAAACTCTGGCAGGG ATTGTAAAAGAATATGGAGATGTCggtatttatgtatatttagCAGGATGCAGTG CACAAGTTGTGAATGACCTCACTCGAAATAGATTTTTTGAAAATCCTGCTTTATTGGAGCTTCTGTTCCACAGCATTCATGATGCAGTTTTAGGCAGTCAAGTTCGAGAGACCCTTGCTGAACAAGAAGCGTCAGGTCTTCCTCCCCAGGAGGACTCCGAGCCCAACGCCACTCCTGAGGCATAG
- the SLC26A5 gene encoding prestin isoform X1: protein MDHAEENEILAATQKYYVERPIFSHPVLQERLHKKDKVSDSIGDKLKRAFTCTPKKIRNIIYMFLPITKWLPAYKFKEYVLGDLVSGISTGVLQLPQGLAFAMLAAVPPVFGLYSSFYPVIMYCFFGTSRHISIGPFAVISLMIGGVAVRLVPDDIVIPGGVNATNGTEARDALRVKVAMSVTLLSGIIQFCLGVCRFGFVAIYLTEPLVRGFTTAAAVHVFTSMLKYLFGVKTKRYSGIFSVVYSTVAVLQNVKNLNVCSLGVGLMVFGLLLGGKEFNERFKEKLPAPIPLEFFAVVMGTGISAGFNLKESYNVDVVGTLPLGLLPPANPDTSLFHLVYVDAIAIAIVGFSVTISMAKTLANKHGYQVDGNQELIALGLCNSIGSLFQTFSISCSLSRSLVQEGTGGKTQLAGCLASLMILLVILATGFLFESLPQAVLSAIVIVNLKGMFMQFSDLPFFWRTSKIELTIWLTTFVSSLFLGLDYGLITAVIIALMTVIYRTQSPSYKVLGQLPDTDVYIDIDAYEEVKEIPGIKIFQINAPIYYANSDLYSNALKRKTGVNPAFIMGARRKAMKKYAKEVGNANMTNAVVKVDGEVDGEDNTKPEEDDDEVKYPPVVTKSTFPEELQRFMPPGDNVHTVILDFTQVNFIDSVGVKTLAGIVKEYGDVGIYVYLAGCSAQVVNDLTRNRFFENPALLELLFHSIHDAVLGSQVRETLAEQEASGLPPQEDSEPNATPEA from the exons ATGGATCATGctgaagaaaatgaaatcctTGCAGCAACCCAGAAGTACTATGTGGAAAGGCCTATTTTTAGTCATCCAGTCCTTCAAGAAAGACTACACAAGAAGGACAAGGTTTCAGATTCCATTGGGGATAAGCTGAAACGGGCATTCAC ATGTACTCCTAAGAAGATAAGAAATATCATTTACATGTTCCTACCCATAACTAAGTGGTTGCCAGCATACAAATTCAAGGAGTACGTGCTGGGTGATTTGGTGTCAGGCATAAGCACAGGAGTGCTTCAGCTTCCTCAAG GTTTAGCCTTTGCAATGTTGGCAGCTGTCCCTCCGGTGTTTGGACTGTACTCCTCATTTTATCCTGTTATCATGTATTGTTTTTTTGGAACCTCCAGACACATATCCATAG GTCCTTTTGCTGTCATCAGCCTGATGATTGGTGGTGTGGCTGTTCGATTAGTACCAGATGATATAGTAATTCCGGGAGGAGTAAATGCAACCAATGGTACGGAAGCAAGAGATGCCTTGAGAGTAAAAGTCGCCATGTCTGTGACCTTACTTTCGGGAATCATTCAG ttttgcctAGGTGTCTGTAGGTTCGGATTTGTGGCCATTTATCTCACAGAGCCTCTGGTCCGTGGGTTTACCACCGCGGCAGCTGTGCAtgtcttcacctccatgttaaaaTACCTGTTTGGAGTTAAGACAAAGCGGTACAGTGGGATCTTTTCAGTGGTGTAT AGTACAGTTGCTGTGTTGCAGAATGTTAAAAACCTCAACGTATGTTCCCTAGGCGTCGGGCTGATGGTTTTCGGTTTGCTGTTGGGTGGCAAGGAGTTTAATGAAAGATTTAAAGAGAAATTGCCGGCACCCATTCCTTTAGAGTTTTTTGCG GTGGTAATGGGAACTGGCATTTCAGCTGGGTTTAACTTAAAAGAATCATACAATGTGGATGTCGTTGGAACACTTCCTCTAGG GCTACTTCCTCCAGCCAATCCAGACACCAGCCTCTTCCACCTTGTGTATGTGGATGCCATTGCCATAGCCATTGTTGGATTTTCAGTGACCATCTCAATGGCCAAGACCCTGGCAAATAAACATGGCTACCAGGTTGATGGCAACCAG GAGCTTATTGCCCTGGGACTGTGTAATTCCATTGGTTCACTCTTCCAGACCTTTTCAATTTCATGTTCCTTGTCTCGAAGTCTTGTTCAGGAGGGAACTGGAGGGAAAACACAG CTTGCAGGTTGCTTGGCCTCATTAATGATTCTGCTGGTCATTTTAGCCACCGGATTCCTCTTCGAATCATTACCCCAG GCTGTGCTGTCGGCCATTGTGATCGTCAACCTGAAAGGAATGTTCATGCAGTTCTCAGATCTCCCCTTTTTCTGGAGAACCAGCAAAATAGAGCTG ACCATCTGGCTTACCACATTCGTTTCCTCCTTGTTCCTGGGATTGGATTATGGTCTAATTACAGCTGTCATCATTGCTCTGATGACTGTTATTTACAGAACACAGAG TCCGAGCTACAAAGTCCTTGGACAGCTTCCTGATACTGACGTATATATTGATATAGACGCCTATGAGGAG GTGAAAGAAATCCctggaataaaaatatttcaaataaatgccCCAATTTATTATGCAAATAGTGACTTGTACAGCAATGCATTAAAAAGAAAG ACTGGAGTGAACCCAGCATTTATAATGGGAGCCAGAAGAAAGGCCATGAAAAAGTATGCTAAGGAGGTCGGAAATGCAAATATGACCAATGCTGTTGTCAAAGTG GATGGAGAAGTAGATGGAGAAGATAATACTAAGCctgaagaagatgatgatgaagtAAAATATCCCCCAGTAGTCACCAAAAGCACATTTCCTGAAGAACTGCAAAGATTTATGCCCCCAGGGGATAATGTCCACACCGTCATTCTGGATTTTACAcaggtcaattttattgattcagtTGGAGTGAAAACTCTGGCAGGG ATTGTAAAAGAATATGGAGATGTCggtatttatgtatatttagCAGGATGCAGTG CACAAGTTGTGAATGACCTCACTCGAAATAGATTTTTTGAAAATCCTGCTTTATTGGAGCTTCTGTTCCACAGCATTCATGATGCAGTTTTAGGCAGTCAAGTTCGAGAGACCCTTGCTGAACAAGAAGCGTCAGGTCTTCCTCCCCAGGAGGACTCCGAGCCCAACGCCACTCCTGAGGCATAG